In Bubalus bubalis isolate 160015118507 breed Murrah chromosome 3, NDDB_SH_1, whole genome shotgun sequence, a genomic segment contains:
- the LOC102412799 gene encoding transcriptional regulator QRICH1-like has protein sequence MVGTTSVVKNSHEEVVQTLANSLFPAQFMNGNIHIPVAVQAVAGTYQNTAQTVHIWDPQQQPQQQTPQEQTPPPPQQQQQQQLQVTCSAQTVQVAEVEPQSQPQPSPELLLPNSLKPEEGLEVWKNWAQTKNAELEKDAQNRLAPIGRRQLLRFQEDLISFAVAELNYGLCLMTREA, from the coding sequence ATGGTGGGCACCACATCTGTAGTGAAAAACTCCCATGAAGAGGTAGTGCAGACCCTTGCAAACTCTCTCTTTCCAGCACAGTTCATGAATGGCAACATCCACATTCCAGTGGCTGTGCAGGCCGTGGCAGGCACATACCAGAATACAGCTCAGACTGTCCATATATGGGACccccagcagcagccacagcaacaGACCCCCCAGGAACAGACGCCACCGCcgcctcagcagcagcagcagcagcagctccaggttACTTGTTCAGCTCAGACTGTCCAGGTTGCTGAAGTTGAACCGCAGTCACAGCCACAGCCTTCACCAGAACTTCTGCTTCCAAATTCTCTGAAGCCAGAAGAAGGGCTTGAAGTGTGGAAAAACTGGGCGCAGACCAAGAATGCTGAGCTGGAGAAGGATGCTCAGAACAGACTGGCACCCATTGGAAGGCGTCAGTTGCTACGATTCCAGGAAGATCTCATCTCTTTTGCTGTGGCTGAGTTGAATTATGGGCTCTGTCTGATGACACGGGAAGCTTGA